AGCGGTGTGCCGAGGTGGCCCGCGCCGTATTCCACGGTGCCGATCTCATCGGTATCGGAAACGTTGCCCGCCACGCGGATGACGAACAGGTCGCCGATGCCGCGGTCGAACACCAGCTCAATCGGCGCGCGCGAATCGGAACAGCCGAGGATGCTGGCAAACGGATGCTGGCCGCCCTTGGTCTCGTCGCGGCGGGCCTGCGAAACGTTCGGACTGGTCAACTTGCCCGACATGTAGCGGGCGTTGCCTTCTTTCAACATGGCAAGGGCCTGATCCGGCGTGGGGCCGGCGGGCGCGGCTTCCTTACCGGCGGCAAAAACCGCCAGCGGCGAAAGAACAAACATGATGGCGAATGCCAAAGTAACCATGGACTTTTTCATCTGCGACTCCCCTCCCAATAATGATTAACTACCCGTTTGAATATGCTTTGAATTTATACCCCAACCGTGGAATAAACGGGGAGCATTTTTTCAGAAGGGCCGGAACGGGCGCGGCTTTGGCGCACCCGTCCTT
The genomic region above belongs to Nitrospinota bacterium and contains:
- a CDS encoding carbonic anhydrase, with amino-acid sequence MKKSMVTLAFAIMFVLSPLAVFAAGKEAAPAGPTPDQALAMLKEGNARYMSGKLTSPNVSQARRDETKGGQHPFASILGCSDSRAPIELVFDRGIGDLFVIRVAGNVSDTDEIGTVEYGAGHLGTPLIVVLGHKKCGAVTAVVKGDKVGGSIPQLVDNIVPAAKRAKDKRLEGDDLINRAITENVLQSIADMLTRSEEIRHLVASGKVKVVGAVYDLADGKVEWMGEHPDQAKLLGGGHEGHAAHKH